From Lolium perenne isolate Kyuss_39 chromosome 5, Kyuss_2.0, whole genome shotgun sequence, a single genomic window includes:
- the LOC127300480 gene encoding uncharacterized protein: protein MKSSDLQPQAQKRTRRRPRNMDNPEGVGAGAGGGGAGAGGGGGDGGEGDVPDVRFLWGSKKVNVGNRSEDWKKNNLNSPLNRNITFEEKELMFVNLMESLGFAKEETKINYRVPHRLNRQGPEINALNAHACVLIRAMGRKRRRCLFLMVMLFGLAQVLKIAKCSNVQVPQQFRNPSQLRGDLKSCQEEIELIAAQLQNVIQQIEDLHHEAVMIPDVFRKPLELPKSMGKK, encoded by the exons ATGAAAAGTTCAG ATCTGCAGCCACAAGCCCAGAAGCGAACGAGACGTAGACCAAGAAACATGGACAATCCTGAGGGCgttggagctggagcaggcggcggcggagctggagcaggcggaggcggtggtgacggcggcgagggggacgtCCCAGACGTTCGTTTTCTGTGG GGATCAAAGAAGGTGAATGTGGGTAACAGGTCTGAGGACTGGAAGAAAAACAACCTCAACTCGCCACTCAACAGGAACATCACATTTGAAGAGAAGGAGCTTATGTTTGTCAACCTTATGGAATCATTGGGCTTCGCCAAAGAA GAAACAAAGATCAATTACCGAGTACCTCATAGACTGAATAGGCAGGGTCCTGAGATTAATGCACTGAATGCTCATGCATGTGTGTTAATCCGCGCCATGGGCCGGAAGCGACGTCGTTGCTTATTCCTTATGGTAATGCTGTTTGGACTAGCCCAAGTACTGAAGATTGCCAAGTGCTCCAATGTTCAAGTTCCTCAACAGTTTCGTAACCCCTCCCAGCTAAGAGGTGATCTCAAGTCATGCCAGGAAGAGATCGAGCTGATTGCAGCACAGCTTCAAAATGTGATTCAGCAGATTGAGGATCTTCACCATGAAGCTGTGATGATTCCTGACGTGTTCCGGAAGCCACTGGAACTTCCAAAATCCATGGGCAAGAAGTGA